ATACACAACGCCCCTTTTTTCGTTGTCTAAATCAAATAATCATATTTTTGTGGCTCATGCGTAAAACCGTATTTCTTGTCGTAACCCTTTTAGGGGTTCTTTTCCTTAACTCTTGCAAAAGAGATATCGAAGTACCCGCATACCTGTATATCACATCGCCCCAGTTTGTTACAAAAAGCGGCGAAGGCACCGCTTTGCAGGTAATTACCCACGTTGGTATCTATATAAACGATAACCTGCAAGGCATTTATCAGATACCGGGTACTATACCGGTGCTTAGCAAAGGCAATAATATGCGTGTAGAGATACGCCCTTTTATCAGGCGATTGGCGCGCGACGGGTATGTTAACTACACCATGGCATCCAGTTTTATCGACTCAACAGTATCGTTGTTAGAAGGTAAAACCGATACCGTTCGTCCTGTTTTTGGCTACCAAAGCAATGTTGAGTTTGAGTGGTTGGATGATTTTAACAACGGTACCAAAACATTTGTGATAGATACTTCGCAAAGTTCTATCGATACAATATATGTCACCAAAAACCAAGGAGTTGGTGTAGATACTACTCAATATGCTTTTATTGATATGGGCACTGCCGCCGATCCGTTTTTTAGGATAGAAACCCAAGATGCTTACCAACTGCCTTTTGACGGACGTGATGTGTTTATTGAGTTTCATTATAAATCAAACGTACCGTTTACGTTGGGCTTAACCGAAGTGTATAATGGCTCAGAAATTGATTTACCCTCAGTATCACCCTACGAAACCTCAGGCGAATGGCGCAAAGGCTATGTATATTTGAACGATGAATTGATAAACGCCCCAACATCGGCCAAGTACAGGGTGTTTATACGCACAGCTAACGGCGATGAAAGCATACACGCCAAGCTATATTTTGATAATTTTAAACTGATGTACCGTGAATAAAGCCTTATTGCGCTTTAAGTATATACTTTGGGACTTTTTGGCTTCGGCCGGAACGTGGGTATTGTTTTTTGCCTACCGAAAAAAATTCATCGAATCGCCAAAATTCGGATATAATATTCCGTTTGAGATAAACGACGACACCCTATATCGCGGTCTATTGATTATACCACTGTATTGGATAGTGATGTACACCATCACCGGAAACTACAGAGAAGTAATTATCCGCTCGCGTTTACGGGATATAGTATATGCGTTTAACACCAGCTTTTTAGGTGTTTTGATACTGTTTTTCTTTTTGCTGCTGGACGATTACGTAAAAGAATATACTGATTACTATAAAACCTTTTTAGTATTGTTTGGCTTGCAGTTTTTTTTAACCACTATACCGCGGTACATACTTACCACGCAAACCAAGCGTAAAATACAAAACCGTATTATTGGTTTTAATACCCTTGTGATTGGCAGCAACCGCCGTGCCCTTGATTTGTATAACGAATTGGAAGGCCGCAAAAAATCGGAAGGATTTATTTTTAAAGGGTTTGTAAAGACTGAAAAGGACGGCGAGGATATGCTGGGCGGTCATTTAGCACAGTTGGGCGGTGTAAGCGATATCAAACGCATTATCAGCGAGCAAGCCATAGCCGAAGTAATTATAGCCATTGAAACATCAGAACACCATTTGCTTGAAAATATAATGAACGAGTTGGAAGGCGAGCGGGTGAATATTAAAATAATTCCTGATATGTACGATATCATATCAGGAACGGTGCGGGTAAACCACATTCTTGGCCCGCCGCTTATCGAAATAAAAACCGAAATAATGCCTGCATGGCAGCAGGTAGTGAAACGGGTGATTGACGTAGTATTTTCGTTAGTGGTAATGATATTGGGTTTTCCCGTGTTTTTTACCATCGGCGTTATGGTAAAACTATCGTCAAAAGGGCCTGTGTTTTATATGCAAGAGCGCATAGGCTGGCACGGTAAACCGTTTAGGATAATTAAATTCAGAAGTATGCGGGTTGATGCTGAACAAAACGGCCCGCAGCTTGCCAAAGAAAACGATGAACGCGTTACCCGTACGGGGTTGTTTTTACGCAAAACCCGCTTGGATGAATTGCCCCAGTTTTTCAACGTATTAGTGGGTGATATGAGTTTGGTAGGGCCGCGTCCCGAGCGTCAGTATTTTATAGATAAGATTGTGCAAATAGCCCCTCAATACCGCCACCTACACAAAGTGCGTCCCGGTATTACCAGTTGGGGACAGGTGAAATACGGCTATGCCGAGAACGTGGAGCAAATGGTTGAACGTCTTAAATTTGACCTGCTATACATCGAAAACATCAGTCTTGCCGTTGACTTAAAAATCCTTATTTACACTGTGCTTATCATGGTGCAGGGTAGGGGGAAATAATTTCTGATTTTTGACTTGTTGATTTACTGTTCTGTTAGTCATGCTGAACTCGTTTCAGCATCGCACAAATAATCATCGTGAATAGCAATAGCCACCGCACCCTTCGACAGGCTCTATCCTTCGACAGGCTCAGGATGGGCGACCGCACTTGCGCCCATCTATCGTCATTGCGAAAAACCGCTTTTGGGTTTTGAAGCAATCCGTTTGAACACCTCCCTTAATCCCTCCTTACCAGCCCACAAGCCCACCAAGGAGGGAAACCGCCGCACTTGCCTGCCACCGCACTCCTTCGGCAAGCTCAGGATGGGCAACCGCACTTGCGCTCGTCTATCGTCATTGCGAAAAACCGCTTTTGGGTTTTGAAGCAATCCGTTTGAATACCACCCTTAGTCCCTCCTTACCAACCCGCAAGCCAACCAAGGAGGGAAACCGCCGCACTTGCCCGTCGTGCGTAAAGTCCCCTTTAGGGGATTTAGGGGGTGGCAGGGATTGCTTCGGGAGACCTCGCAATGACGGGGAAACTACTGTCCTGCTGACGAAGGAAGCATCTTACCCCGTTTTGTGAACACAGTTGCTATAAGGTTCTTCGCTATCGCTCAGAAGGACAGGTAAAAAAGTCTTAATAGGAAAATAATATGTTAATATAATTTGAATGAGATTTATTGATGTTAGTACTAACATACTAACATCATTAATATGTTAGTATTTATTAC
The window above is part of the bacterium genome. Proteins encoded here:
- a CDS encoding sugar transferase, with product MRFKYILWDFLASAGTWVLFFAYRKKFIESPKFGYNIPFEINDDTLYRGLLIIPLYWIVMYTITGNYREVIIRSRLRDIVYAFNTSFLGVLILFFFLLLDDYVKEYTDYYKTFLVLFGLQFFLTTIPRYILTTQTKRKIQNRIIGFNTLVIGSNRRALDLYNELEGRKKSEGFIFKGFVKTEKDGEDMLGGHLAQLGGVSDIKRIISEQAIAEVIIAIETSEHHLLENIMNELEGERVNIKIIPDMYDIISGTVRVNHILGPPLIEIKTEIMPAWQQVVKRVIDVVFSLVVMILGFPVFFTIGVMVKLSSKGPVFYMQERIGWHGKPFRIIKFRSMRVDAEQNGPQLAKENDERVTRTGLFLRKTRLDELPQFFNVLVGDMSLVGPRPERQYFIDKIVQIAPQYRHLHKVRPGITSWGQVKYGYAENVEQMVERLKFDLLYIENISLAVDLKILIYTVLIMVQGRGK